From Paenibacillus sp. V4I7, one genomic window encodes:
- a CDS encoding catalase, with translation MDNHNQEMTLTNRQGHPISDNQNIRTIGNRGPSTLENYHYIEKISHFDRERIPERVVHARGAGAHGYFEAYGKLGNGPISTYTRAKLFQEAGKQTPVFVRFSTVVHGNYSPETFRDPRGFATKFYTEDGNWDLVGNNLKIFFIRDPLKFPDMVHAFKPDPVTNLQNPEKMFDFVSNSPEATHMITFLFSPWGIPANYRQMQGSGVNTYKWVNQDGQAVLVKYHWEPLKQGMKNLTQKEAEGIQAKNVSHATQDLYEAIERGEYPEWELCVQILSDDEHPELDFDPLDPTKLWDHEQFPFLPVGKMVLNKNPENYFAEVEQAAFGTGVLVDGLDFSDDKLLQGRTFSYSDTQRYRVGTNYLQLPINAPKTRIATNQRDGQMTIMVDRAPGQNPHVNYEPSSLGGLKEAVPSGKEHQPMYNDKLVREKISRTNDFKQAGDTYRKFEDWERDELIANLVNALKICKPMIQSKMIEHFTKADPDYGRRVSEGLTQANVDSTHLGSTSERDGAEIAENSGKRTDGY, from the coding sequence ATGGACAACCATAATCAAGAGATGACTTTAACGAATCGGCAAGGTCATCCGATTTCAGATAATCAAAACATACGAACAATTGGAAATCGAGGACCGTCAACGCTCGAAAACTACCACTATATCGAGAAAATATCCCATTTTGATCGGGAGCGAATTCCAGAACGTGTTGTACATGCACGCGGTGCCGGTGCCCATGGATATTTTGAGGCGTATGGTAAACTGGGTAATGGTCCTATCTCTACCTATACACGTGCCAAGCTTTTTCAAGAGGCTGGTAAACAGACCCCTGTATTTGTCCGATTTTCTACGGTCGTTCACGGCAATTACTCTCCAGAAACATTTCGTGATCCGCGAGGGTTCGCCACAAAGTTTTATACCGAGGACGGTAACTGGGACTTAGTCGGCAACAACTTGAAGATATTTTTTATTCGCGATCCGTTGAAATTCCCGGACATGGTTCATGCCTTCAAACCAGACCCCGTTACCAACCTGCAAAACCCTGAGAAAATGTTCGATTTCGTATCGAACTCTCCTGAGGCCACTCACATGATCACATTCCTGTTCTCTCCGTGGGGGATTCCAGCCAACTATAGACAAATGCAGGGGTCTGGTGTGAATACCTACAAGTGGGTCAACCAAGACGGACAAGCCGTATTAGTCAAGTATCATTGGGAACCGTTGAAGCAAGGAATGAAGAACCTGACTCAAAAGGAAGCAGAGGGCATACAGGCCAAAAACGTAAGTCATGCCACGCAGGATTTGTATGAAGCTATCGAACGCGGTGAGTACCCAGAATGGGAGCTCTGTGTTCAAATCTTGAGTGATGACGAGCATCCTGAGCTCGATTTCGACCCGCTTGATCCGACTAAGCTTTGGGATCATGAACAATTTCCTTTTTTACCTGTGGGCAAAATGGTGCTGAATAAGAACCCCGAAAATTACTTTGCTGAAGTCGAGCAAGCAGCTTTCGGTACGGGGGTTCTGGTAGATGGTCTCGATTTTTCCGATGACAAGCTTCTGCAGGGCCGAACCTTCTCCTACTCCGATACCCAGCGATACCGCGTGGGAACGAACTACCTTCAGCTGCCGATTAATGCCCCCAAAACACGTATAGCGACGAACCAACGGGATGGGCAAATGACCATCATGGTTGATCGCGCCCCCGGGCAGAATCCGCATGTGAATTACGAGCCCTCCTCACTTGGCGGGTTAAAAGAAGCAGTTCCTTCCGGTAAAGAACATCAACCTATGTATAATGACAAATTGGTCCGTGAAAAAATTAGCCGAACCAATGATTTCAAACAAGCCGGAGATACCTATCGCAAATTTGAAGATTGGGAACGCGATGAATTGATTGCGAATTTGGTAAATGCGCTGAAGATATGTAAGCCAATGATCCAGAGTAAAATGATCGAACATTTCACAAAGGCCGATCCTGATTACGGTCGACGTGTTTCAGAAGGTCTTACTCAAGCTAACGTCGATTCGACACACCTCGGATCCACTTCTGAAAGAGATGGCGCTGAAATTGCCGAGAACTCAGGAAAGCGAACAGATGGATACTAA
- a CDS encoding phosphotransferase, translating into MKMSMKSQIEQTYGIKIKETMQIKDIYKIRTTNETYCLKSYAFPEEEVRFITRILSYMDERGFTRSQKVSPTVEQSPYMTYDGLSYTLTNWVDGQRPDFTRKKDLKKSIRTLAKFHSIAEGFPTAEAPEARIRYMGLDHEINEYKTLLSSYKITAHLAALSEDVLDHLQQPKVIEAIDTEQKVSAFVHGDYNYPNLMKDKRRKLHLIDFDNTSLHTRMKDLSHILHRNALWDGSEMLRWIDYYQKYRPLSSSDLSLLHALLSAPYHVVRNIRIGGIRLAKEVIPTTAHLNKYQRELRALL; encoded by the coding sequence ATGAAGATGTCCATGAAGTCACAGATTGAACAAACGTATGGCATAAAAATTAAAGAAACTATGCAAATAAAAGATATTTATAAGATTCGGACCACGAACGAGACTTATTGTTTAAAAAGTTACGCTTTCCCGGAAGAGGAGGTCCGGTTTATTACCCGGATTTTATCCTATATGGATGAGCGTGGTTTTACTCGCAGTCAAAAGGTTTCTCCTACAGTGGAGCAATCGCCCTACATGACTTATGATGGCCTTTCCTACACATTAACGAATTGGGTTGACGGCCAGAGGCCGGACTTTACGAGGAAGAAAGACTTAAAGAAAAGCATTCGAACTTTAGCCAAGTTCCATTCTATAGCGGAAGGATTTCCTACTGCCGAAGCTCCCGAAGCTAGAATTCGTTATATGGGGCTGGATCACGAGATTAACGAATATAAAACCTTGCTCAGTTCATACAAAATTACCGCACATTTAGCAGCACTTAGTGAGGACGTACTAGATCATTTACAACAGCCCAAAGTGATAGAGGCTATTGATACGGAACAAAAGGTTTCTGCATTTGTTCATGGCGATTACAATTATCCCAATCTCATGAAAGACAAACGGCGGAAACTGCATTTGATCGATTTTGACAACACTTCGCTCCACACCAGAATGAAGGATTTGTCCCATATTCTTCATCGAAACGCCCTCTGGGACGGTTCGGAGATGCTTCGTTGGATCGATTATTATCAGAAATATCGTCCCTTGAGCTCATCTGATCTCAGCCTTCTTCATGCCCTTTTATCTGCACCTTATCATGTGGTCCGGAACATTAGGATTGGCGGTATTCGTTTGGCCAAAGAGGTTATTCCGACAACCGCCCATTTGAACAAGTATCAGCGTGAGCTTAGGGCGTTACTGTAA
- a CDS encoding phosphotransferase: protein MANPYTKNRIHKITRRFGLLPLRSGTVASFYRENAIIQVQTETGTFAMKPFFRNTLLRTSTVHQMKTTAAYIELMMNSGFSYMPKWLTTPSGKLWTLHLGRPFYMTEWIKGRNLETNEDFEELGRGLATLHTTSSGLLDTKGPFTHKQIELWKIQDRFFRRRMATAIQTHERNRKWYKKYGKYCKRLTDQAWANLSSPEIEDLMKKESEHPALIHNDITSPNVIISENGQLFIIDWDRVKVGSIYVDLAKALMNTTQFNPDFILALLKGYEERRPLDETERKLISSLYGLPREAWHATRFPHQSRSREMLEILEKTWHPRLKAMDLLDEWTKSIPKENEHEDVHEVTD, encoded by the coding sequence ATGGCAAATCCCTATACGAAAAACCGAATTCATAAAATTACTCGCCGTTTCGGCCTGCTGCCGCTCCGGTCAGGCACGGTTGCGTCCTTTTACCGAGAAAACGCCATCATTCAAGTACAAACGGAAACGGGCACCTTTGCCATGAAACCCTTTTTTCGAAATACACTCCTCCGCACGAGTACCGTTCATCAAATGAAAACAACAGCAGCGTATATAGAACTCATGATGAATAGTGGATTCAGTTACATGCCCAAATGGCTCACTACCCCTTCCGGGAAGCTATGGACTTTACACCTTGGACGCCCCTTCTATATGACCGAGTGGATAAAAGGAAGGAATTTGGAAACGAATGAAGATTTTGAAGAGCTTGGCCGGGGCCTTGCCACCCTACATACTACATCCAGTGGTCTCCTTGACACTAAAGGGCCCTTCACGCATAAACAAATCGAATTATGGAAAATCCAAGATCGCTTCTTTCGTAGACGAATGGCAACAGCTATCCAAACGCATGAACGGAACCGTAAATGGTACAAAAAATACGGAAAATACTGTAAGCGTCTCACCGATCAAGCATGGGCTAACTTAAGCAGCCCTGAGATTGAAGATCTTATGAAGAAGGAATCGGAGCATCCCGCATTGATACACAACGATATTACTTCCCCTAATGTCATTATTTCTGAAAATGGCCAGCTGTTCATTATCGATTGGGACCGTGTTAAAGTGGGATCCATCTATGTGGATCTTGCGAAAGCGCTCATGAATACTACACAATTCAATCCCGATTTCATACTAGCGTTATTAAAAGGGTACGAGGAACGGCGTCCTTTAGATGAGACCGAGCGTAAATTAATTTCGTCCTTATATGGATTACCTCGGGAAGCTTGGCACGCTACTCGGTTCCCTCATCAATCAAGAAGCCGTGAAATGCTTGAAATTTTGGAAAAAACCTGGCATCCCCGATTAAAAGCCATGGATTTATTAGATGAATGGACAAAATCAATCCCTAAGGAGAATGAGCATGAAGATGTCCATGAAGTCACAGATTGA
- a CDS encoding sugar-binding protein codes for MSKKKWTVGLIGIFLVFCYFLFQFLSSSLKIDYLVGQMEQSRVEDKRIKHVVLIAQEIDNPFWRTVELGAKEAAAQLGMKIDYMGPIRINPSEQMNLLEKSIAAKPDAIIVQGIKEQHYDQLISKAIDQGIPLLTVDADEPESRRLAYVGTDNWEAGKRMGELVVKEAGGKGRVGVMIGSELADNQQLRLEGFRSIIRNTPGFEIVAVRSSNISRIQAAKQTEAMLNQYASIQTMVGFSSLDAVGIVEGLKAANRADVSVYGFDDLEETKQGIAQGAILASIVQQPKEIGFKSVYLLAEILKGGSIPVQHFTTTEILDRNHLKASVGSP; via the coding sequence ATGTCAAAGAAAAAGTGGACGGTGGGGCTGATAGGCATATTTCTTGTTTTCTGTTATTTTTTATTTCAGTTTTTATCTTCCTCGCTTAAGATCGATTACTTGGTCGGGCAAATGGAACAAAGCAGGGTAGAGGATAAACGTATCAAGCACGTCGTGCTTATTGCTCAAGAGATCGACAATCCATTCTGGAGAACGGTGGAGTTGGGAGCAAAAGAAGCCGCGGCGCAGCTGGGTATGAAGATTGATTACATGGGGCCGATTCGCATAAATCCTTCAGAACAAATGAATCTCCTAGAGAAATCGATTGCTGCCAAGCCGGATGCCATTATCGTGCAAGGGATAAAGGAGCAGCACTACGATCAACTGATCAGCAAGGCAATAGATCAAGGTATTCCATTGCTTACAGTAGATGCAGATGAGCCGGAGAGCCGGCGACTTGCCTACGTGGGAACAGATAATTGGGAAGCAGGCAAACGCATGGGAGAGCTTGTGGTGAAAGAGGCTGGCGGGAAAGGCCGTGTCGGTGTCATGATCGGAAGCGAACTGGCGGATAATCAACAGCTGCGTCTAGAGGGATTCCGTTCAATTATTCGAAATACGCCAGGTTTTGAAATCGTAGCTGTCCGCTCATCGAATATTTCACGAATTCAAGCCGCTAAGCAGACAGAAGCTATGTTAAACCAATACGCAAGTATCCAGACGATGGTCGGATTTAGCTCTTTAGATGCTGTCGGTATCGTGGAAGGACTGAAGGCAGCGAATCGAGCAGATGTAAGCGTGTACGGATTTGATGACCTGGAGGAAACCAAACAGGGTATCGCCCAAGGAGCAATCCTAGCTTCCATCGTTCAGCAGCCTAAAGAGATTGGATTCAAATCGGTTTATTTGCTAGCGGAAATTCTCAAAGGGGGCTCCATTCCTGTTCAGCACTTCACTACTACGGAGATTCTGGATAGAAATCACTTGAAAGCTAGTGTGGGCAGCCCATGA
- a CDS encoding fibronectin type III domain-containing protein: MSMKKSRQMSMVLTLLLFVQLIFPGLHAWGATDNGTILPPSNLATQLLTPDDVKLTWSPVYGATGYTVYSITYGQLINVGTTTTASLTINNLAEGSYSYVVSTLSSEGESGPCAPVDVNIVYPDMTAPTSLTYTLQNGNNIVLNWGTAPNVQTYHLYENQEDGRKLVYSGTARTFTVNNTAEGIYTYTVTASHTLYGESPNSTPVEVTVGYPAMTAPNGLTYTVATDDVTLKWNAAAYATGYNVYQIIDNQKVIKSSQITGTTVSYMNLPAGNYTYVIHSFSDRFGESVEGSTVSLTVGMMVPPSNLTFKLQNVNDVVLTWNAAINATSYKVYQVIDGEKVLKNTVTGTTVTFTNMPTGDYVYEVHSLSNLFGESTDGSTVSLTIGGVTMTPPATFTSKLQNLTDIVLTWTVASNATSYKIYQVIGDEKVLKSTVTGTTVTYINMPAGDYVYEVHSVSTRFGESAEGTQTALTVGEVAMAAPGNFAYKFQNVNDIVLTWTVAPNATAYKVYQIVDGTKVFKSTVTGTTVTYANMPAGVYLYEVHSYSDRYGESVAGSQVSFTVDAVTMVAPGNPIAKVQNVTDVVLTWTAVANATNYKVYQVSGGQKVLKSTVTGTTVTYTNLAAGDYTYEIHSNSTRFGESAEGTQVIFSIVLPTILPPTNLVQSVTSATAFSLKWDAAAYGNSYKVYQIVNDQKVLKSTVATTTVSYTNMQPGDYTYVVHTVSTRFGESPEGTRLTFTLNGQTMQAPASLTYSLANVNDLTLKWTSVPYATSYKVYQIIDGQKVLKSTLTSLTVTYTNIPGGDYQYVVDSYSTILGESPEGAEVSFKLILPTMVGPGNLASKVQNGNDVVLTWDTVPYANSYKVYEIVNGAEVLKSTVTTLTVTYTNVTAGEHTYVVRSVSTKFGESLEGSKVILSMVFPVMQAPGSLTQTIANGNDISLKWGAVPYANSYKVYQIVDGQKVLKSTVISTSVSYLRSPAGDYKYEVHSYSTRFGESPEGSQVSFTLDQNWTAAPEQVTQTIVNGNDITLQWGAVANVTSYNIYQVINGEKVLKKSQPATSVTFANMPKGEYTYVVHAFGTRFGESPDGASVSFTLDFPVMQAPATLTQMITNGNDITLKWGTSTYANSYKVYQVVDGEKVLKSTLTGTTVAYTNMPAGDYTYEVHSYSSRFGESPEGRQLTYTLVHPILQAPGNVTKSVTNGNDITLKWGTVTYATSYRVYQIVDGQRELKKIQTGTTVTFTNMPEGDYNYEIYSYSDRFGESPKAGISAFNLTWPVLQPSQLKGTVTNANNLTLTWTAAAWANEYRVYEVTGGTRQLIYKGTALTTQIYNLSEKTHNYELVIYNTRFGESAPSNRLTFDIIYPDMQSPVAGLRLLSPTSAVITWNFITYTNGYNVYEIVNGQPILLVKNLNNLSYTVNNLSYANHLYYVASYSNSFGESDPSNTVEAKLIIDTEAPVTKATAPTDWTNQSAAVTLSATDNETGVANTFYSLNDQAFISGTTVNVSQEGLNKISYYSVDKVGNTEATKIIYVKIDKIAPLTKASEIQGWSKEVTVTLEAADSQSGVAKTLYSVNGGEYSEGTSVKVSQEGVSQVSFYSVDQVGNAEKAQTVEVKIDRTAPVTTATATEGWTKSDATVTLAVADSQSGVAKTLYSVNGGDYAEGTSVTVSQEGVSQVSFYSVDQAGNVEKAQAVEVKIDRTAPVTTATATEGWTKSDATVTLAAADSQSGVAKTLYSVNGGEYSEGTIVNVSQEGVSQVSFYSVDQAGNAEKTQMVEVKIDRTAPEITMNLSGEYKLNTMLTLSYSTRDILSGIVSDSMTVKGPGESVVKPIANESVIKLDKPGIYTISVNAINAAGLSTTIQKQFIVYIAGSIEVTPTVIKGNNGVFTVRVNLPEGFKSEGFDLNTAVLNGVKALSSNNGYYNQAKNGQFKFERSDFTWTGPNESLEFRGLVDGFLVVGQTIVKVQK; encoded by the coding sequence ATGTCAATGAAGAAATCAAGACAAATGTCTATGGTTCTCACACTGCTTTTATTTGTTCAATTAATCTTTCCAGGATTACATGCGTGGGGAGCAACAGACAACGGAACTATCTTACCTCCAAGCAATCTTGCTACTCAACTTCTAACGCCAGATGATGTGAAATTAACGTGGAGCCCGGTGTATGGAGCTACAGGATACACTGTATACAGCATCACCTATGGGCAGCTTATTAATGTTGGGACAACAACAACAGCTAGTCTTACTATAAATAATCTGGCGGAGGGGTCCTACAGTTATGTTGTATCCACCTTAAGTTCTGAAGGCGAATCTGGCCCTTGTGCTCCGGTGGATGTTAACATTGTTTATCCCGATATGACAGCTCCAACCTCTTTAACATACACCTTACAAAATGGTAACAATATCGTTTTGAACTGGGGAACAGCTCCTAATGTACAAACCTATCATTTGTATGAAAATCAAGAGGATGGAAGAAAATTAGTCTATTCAGGGACAGCAAGAACTTTTACAGTCAACAATACCGCTGAGGGAATATATACATATACAGTAACAGCTAGTCATACTTTGTACGGTGAATCTCCTAACTCTACGCCAGTAGAAGTTACTGTCGGATATCCGGCTATGACGGCTCCAAATGGTTTAACGTATACGGTGGCTACCGATGACGTTACATTGAAATGGAATGCTGCTGCTTATGCAACTGGTTATAATGTCTATCAAATTATTGATAATCAAAAAGTTATAAAAAGCAGCCAAATAACGGGTACAACTGTATCCTACATGAATTTGCCCGCTGGAAATTATACATATGTCATTCACTCTTTCAGTGACCGTTTCGGAGAATCTGTCGAGGGCAGCACGGTTTCCTTAACCGTAGGGATGATGGTGCCGCCGAGCAACCTGACTTTTAAACTTCAAAATGTGAATGACGTGGTACTGACTTGGAATGCAGCGATCAACGCAACCTCTTACAAAGTGTATCAAGTAATCGATGGAGAAAAAGTGTTAAAAAATACAGTTACCGGTACGACGGTTACATTTACGAATATGCCAACCGGCGATTATGTATATGAGGTTCATTCGTTAAGCAACTTGTTTGGCGAGTCAACAGACGGTAGCACAGTTTCCTTGACTATAGGAGGAGTCACGATGACTCCTCCCGCAACGTTCACTTCCAAACTGCAAAACTTGACCGATATCGTTCTGACTTGGACAGTTGCATCTAATGCTACCTCCTATAAAATCTATCAAGTTATCGGTGACGAGAAAGTACTGAAAAGTACGGTAACAGGCACGACGGTTACCTACATCAATATGCCTGCGGGTGACTATGTATACGAGGTTCATTCTGTTAGCACCCGTTTTGGTGAGTCTGCCGAAGGAACCCAAACTGCCTTAACCGTTGGGGAAGTAGCCATGGCTGCTCCGGGGAATTTCGCATACAAATTCCAGAATGTAAATGACATTGTACTTACATGGACGGTTGCACCTAATGCTACGGCGTATAAAGTGTATCAAATCGTAGATGGTACAAAGGTATTTAAAAGTACAGTAACCGGAACGACCGTGACCTATGCCAATATGCCGGCTGGTGTTTACCTGTACGAGGTTCATTCCTATAGCGATCGATATGGGGAATCCGTAGCAGGGAGCCAGGTATCATTTACGGTAGATGCTGTTACCATGGTAGCTCCGGGCAATCCGATTGCAAAGGTTCAAAATGTGACAGATGTCGTATTAACTTGGACGGCTGTCGCAAATGCAACCAACTACAAAGTGTACCAAGTTTCGGGTGGTCAAAAAGTATTGAAATCAACGGTGACAGGTACGACGGTGACCTATACAAACCTGGCAGCAGGAGATTACACGTATGAAATTCACTCGAATTCCACACGATTTGGAGAATCGGCTGAAGGTACCCAGGTAATTTTCTCTATCGTACTTCCAACGATTCTGCCACCAACCAATTTGGTGCAGAGTGTAACATCGGCTACGGCGTTTTCTTTAAAGTGGGACGCAGCAGCTTATGGCAATAGCTATAAAGTATATCAAATTGTAAACGATCAAAAAGTATTGAAAAGCACAGTAGCGACAACAACGGTATCTTATACCAATATGCAGCCTGGTGATTATACGTATGTAGTTCATACGGTTTCAACCCGTTTTGGAGAATCCCCAGAGGGAACGAGATTGACATTCACTTTGAACGGTCAAACGATGCAAGCTCCTGCTAGCTTGACTTACAGTTTGGCGAATGTGAATGATCTTACATTGAAGTGGACTTCCGTACCTTACGCAACAAGCTATAAAGTGTACCAGATTATTGATGGCCAAAAAGTATTGAAAAGCACGCTTACAAGCTTAACGGTTACCTATACGAACATTCCTGGCGGGGACTATCAATATGTAGTTGATTCCTATTCAACGATTTTGGGAGAATCACCTGAGGGAGCAGAGGTTAGCTTCAAATTGATTCTACCGACAATGGTAGGTCCGGGTAATCTAGCATCAAAAGTACAGAATGGTAACGATGTGGTTTTAACATGGGATACAGTACCCTATGCTAACAGCTACAAAGTATATGAAATTGTGAATGGCGCAGAGGTTCTAAAAAGTACAGTAACCACGTTGACAGTAACGTACACGAATGTGACAGCGGGGGAACATACTTATGTTGTTCGCTCTGTGAGTACTAAATTCGGAGAGTCGTTGGAAGGAAGTAAAGTGATCCTCTCCATGGTTTTCCCAGTCATGCAAGCGCCAGGAAGTCTGACCCAGACGATTGCAAACGGTAATGACATCAGCCTTAAGTGGGGAGCAGTCCCTTATGCAAACTCTTATAAGGTATATCAAATCGTTGACGGTCAGAAGGTGTTGAAAAGCACAGTGATCTCTACTTCCGTAAGTTATCTACGCTCACCTGCGGGCGACTACAAGTATGAAGTCCATTCATACAGCACTCGTTTCGGTGAATCCCCTGAGGGGAGTCAGGTTAGTTTTACGTTAGATCAGAATTGGACTGCTGCACCGGAACAGGTGACCCAAACTATTGTGAACGGCAATGATATCACCCTACAGTGGGGGGCCGTTGCTAATGTAACATCCTATAATATTTATCAAGTAATTAACGGTGAGAAAGTTCTAAAGAAATCGCAACCAGCAACATCAGTTACTTTTGCAAACATGCCTAAAGGTGAATACACCTATGTAGTTCATGCATTTGGAACTCGATTCGGGGAATCTCCAGATGGAGCAAGTGTAAGCTTTACTTTGGATTTCCCTGTGATGCAGGCACCTGCTACATTAACGCAGATGATTACGAATGGTAATGATATTACTTTAAAGTGGGGAACTTCAACTTACGCTAATTCTTATAAGGTTTATCAAGTAGTTGATGGTGAAAAGGTGTTGAAAAGCACATTGACCGGAACCACTGTAGCATATACCAACATGCCAGCAGGTGATTATACGTATGAAGTGCACTCCTATAGCAGCCGTTTCGGTGAGTCCCCAGAGGGACGCCAGCTCACGTATACGCTGGTACATCCGATCTTGCAAGCTCCAGGCAATGTGACGAAAAGTGTCACGAATGGCAATGACATTACTTTAAAATGGGGAACCGTAACTTATGCTACGTCTTATCGCGTCTACCAAATCGTAGATGGGCAAAGAGAATTGAAAAAAATACAGACGGGTACAACCGTAACGTTTACCAACATGCCAGAAGGTGACTATAACTATGAGATTTACTCCTATAGTGATCGATTCGGTGAATCGCCGAAGGCGGGTATCTCAGCTTTCAATTTGACATGGCCCGTACTTCAGCCGTCGCAATTAAAAGGTACAGTCACGAATGCTAATAATCTGACATTAACTTGGACGGCGGCAGCTTGGGCTAATGAATATCGCGTATATGAAGTGACGGGCGGAACACGCCAGTTAATCTATAAAGGTACTGCTCTAACAACCCAGATCTACAACTTGAGTGAGAAAACGCATAATTATGAATTAGTCATTTATAATACACGTTTTGGAGAGTCTGCACCTTCCAATAGGTTAACATTTGATATCATTTACCCTGACATGCAATCTCCAGTGGCAGGTTTGAGGCTGCTAAGTCCAACAAGCGCTGTAATTACATGGAATTTTATTACATACACTAATGGTTATAACGTATATGAAATTGTAAATGGACAACCAATATTGCTAGTTAAAAACTTAAACAACCTGTCCTATACAGTAAATAACCTATCTTACGCGAACCACCTGTATTATGTAGCTTCGTATAGTAATTCATTTGGTGAATCGGATCCTTCTAACACAGTTGAGGCAAAGCTGATCATCGATACGGAGGCACCGGTAACGAAAGCAACTGCACCAACGGATTGGACGAATCAAAGTGCTGCAGTAACATTATCGGCAACCGATAATGAAACAGGAGTTGCCAATACGTTCTATTCTTTGAATGACCAAGCTTTCATATCGGGGACTACCGTTAATGTCAGCCAAGAAGGATTAAATAAAATATCTTATTATTCTGTAGATAAAGTAGGCAACACAGAAGCGACAAAAATCATTTATGTGAAGATTGACAAAATCGCTCCGTTAACAAAGGCAAGTGAAATTCAAGGATGGTCTAAGGAAGTAACTGTGACGCTGGAAGCGGCGGATAGCCAAAGCGGTGTAGCTAAGACGCTGTACTCTGTGAACGGTGGAGAGTACTCAGAAGGCACAAGCGTGAAAGTGAGCCAAGAAGGCGTGAGCCAGGTCAGCTTCTACTCGGTTGACCAAGTGGGCAACGCAGAGAAGGCACAGACCGTAGAAGTGAAGATTGACCGTACAGCACCAGTGACTACAGCGACCGCGACAGAAGGCTGGACGAAGTCCGATGCAACTGTGACGCTGGCAGTGGCGGATAGCCAAAGTGGCGTAGCCAAGACGCTGTATTCCGTGAACGGCGGAGACTATGCAGAAGGCACGAGCGTGACGGTGAGTCAAGAAGGTGTGAGCCAAGTGAGCTTCTACTCGGTTGACCAAGCAGGGAACGTAGAGAAGGCACAGGCTGTAGAAGTGAAGATTGACCGTACAGCACCAGTAACTACAGCGACCGCGACAGAAGGCTGGACGAAGTCCGATGCAACTGTGACGCTGGCAGCGGCGGATAGCCAAAGCGGCGTAGCCAAGACGCTGTACTCCGTGAACGGTGGAGAGTACTCAGAAGGAACAATCGTGAATGTGAGCCAAGAAGGCGTGAGTCAGGTCAGCTTCTACTCGGTTGACCAAGCAGGAAACGCAGAGAAGACACAGATGGTAGAAGTGAAGATCGACCGTACGGCGCCAGAAATCACAATGAATTTGAGTGGTGAGTACAAGCTCAACACGATGTTAACATTAAGTTATTCTACACGAGATATTTTGTCGGGCATTGTTTCCGATAGTATGACAGTTAAGGGGCCAGGCGAATCTGTGGTCAAACCAATTGCTAATGAAAGTGTAATTAAATTGGATAAGCCAGGGATCTATACAATCTCAGTAAACGCAATTAATGCTGCAGGCTTAAGTACGACGATTCAAAAACAATTTATTGTTTACATCGCGGGCTCCATTGAAGTAACACCAACAGTAATCAAAGGCAATAATGGTGTGTTTACTGTTCGTGTGAATTTACCTGAAGGGTTCAAAAGCGAAGGATTTGATCTTAATACTGCTGTGCTTAATGGCGTTAAGGCATTATCTAGCAATAATGGTTATTATAATCAAGCAAAGAACGGACAATTCAAGTTCGAACGCTCCGATTTTACTTGGACAGGACCAAATGAAAGCCTGGAATTCCGAGGTCTTGTAGATGGATTTTTGGTAGTCGGTCAGACCATAGTTAAAGTACAAAAGTAA